The sequence GTGTCGGGCATCGTGTACCGGGCCCCGATGACCTGAAGGGGCTGGCTGAGGTCGAACTGTGACTGGAATTTGTGGCTCGTTCCCAGGAAATTGACATCTTCGTACTTGATGGATCCTTTGGGACCGATGTCTGTCTCGTAGCCCCCGCCGAGTCTCAATCGCTTCGGTTTCGACGGCCGAAGACGGATCTCTATGGGCACGCGCCGGTCCCGGGCCTTGTCCTTGTCCGCGTCTATGATGACCGTCCTAAAGCGGTCGGCGTTGATGAGGTTGCGCTGGGTCAGGGCGATCTTCTGGTGCGAGAAGACGTCGCCGGGCTTGAATTCGAGGTAGCGGCCGAAAAAGGACCGGGGATACTCGGGGGCGCCCGAGAATTCCGTCTCACCGAAATAATAGAGCTCCCCTGTCTTAAGGACGAGTTCGATCGTGGCCGTTCGCTTCCCGGGATCCACATGTATCTCGTGCGTGGTGAACCCGGCGTCAAGATAACCGAGTTCCAACGCCTTCTTGCGGATATCGTTCTTCCCGTTCTCGTAGAGATCGTGGCGGAGTGTCGCGCCCTCGCGGAGGGGAAAGGCCGGGATGACCTCTGCAAGCTTTTCTTCCCTGCTGCCCGCACCTGTGACGGCGACATTCACCGAAGCCACCCGCACAGGCTCCCCCGGATCGATCAAGACACGCACCTCGTGCGCGCCTTGTCCGGACACCTCGGATGATACAGTCACCGCGGCACCGTAGAACCCGAAGGGCTCGAGGGCCTGTCTCGCCTTTTCAGGTATCTGTGCCTCAAAACGTCTCAGCCACCTCTCGTTGACGACCCCGTCTTTGACGAGTCCCGTTGGTACCGTCAAAGCGACGCGGACATTGTCCAGCTCCTCGCCCTGCACCCCTTCGACGGTGACCCGGACCTCGCCCTGGGCCAGGAGGAGAGAAGGAACAAGAAGGAACACGCAAAGAACGATGAGAGGCA comes from Syntrophorhabdus sp. and encodes:
- a CDS encoding outer membrane protein assembly factor, coding for MPRFGLFPVPLIVLCVFLLVPSLLLAQGEVRVTVEGVQGEELDNVRVALTVPTGLVKDGVVNERWLRRFEAQIPEKARQALEPFGFYGAAVTVSSEVSGQGAHEVRVLIDPGEPVRVASVNVAVTGAGSREEKLAEVIPAFPLREGATLRHDLYENGKNDIRKKALELGYLDAGFTTHEIHVDPGKRTATIELVLKTGELYYFGETEFSGAPEYPRSFFGRYLEFKPGDVFSHQKIALTQRNLINADRFRTVIIDADKDKARDRRVPIEIRLRPSKPKRLRLGGGYETDIGPKGSIKYEDVNFLGTSHKFQSQFDLSQPLQVIGARYTMPDTRDIRSFSSISFNMKREDQTTGTSLFSESIMAEFEKARTLGQVPVGSLFLQVLRERSDVGLQRTNTFSVLPGARLSGMSYDDMIRPTRGYRYSTELKGTHQEIGSSTGLIQFTGDGGVVVPLPGRLSLLARSMVGATFQNEPDADLPIALRFFAGGDRSVRGYAYKSLGPEDADGEVVGGKNVFTGSLELERAVGSDWGVAAFYDVGNAFNDFRNMQLVQGAGMGVRYYSPIGPIKLDIARQIGVRDPDFRIHISIGFGL